In a genomic window of Xylophilus rhododendri:
- a CDS encoding DoxX family protein has product MSTTNVVALPQQSREDAAKLVLRLLLGSLTLLHGIAKLQSGPGFVLGLVQQAGLPSFVAYGVYIGEVVAPVLLIIGLFTRPAALIVVVNMLVAFSLVHMSQIFTLGKQGGWALELQGFFLFTAVAIALLGAGRYSVGGVNGRFN; this is encoded by the coding sequence ATGAGCACCACCAACGTCGTCGCCCTTCCCCAACAGAGCCGCGAGGATGCAGCCAAGCTGGTGCTGCGCCTGCTGCTCGGCAGCCTGACGCTGCTGCACGGCATCGCCAAGCTGCAGAGCGGCCCGGGCTTCGTGCTCGGACTGGTGCAGCAGGCAGGGCTGCCGAGTTTCGTCGCCTACGGTGTCTACATCGGCGAGGTGGTGGCCCCCGTGCTGCTGATCATCGGCCTGTTCACCCGGCCGGCCGCGCTGATCGTGGTGGTCAACATGCTGGTGGCTTTCAGCCTGGTGCACATGAGCCAGATCTTCACCCTGGGCAAACAGGGCGGCTGGGCGCTGGAGCTGCAGGGCTTCTTCCTGTTCACCGCCGTGGCGATCGCGCTGCTGGGCGCGGGCCGCTACAGCGTGGGCGGCGTCAACGGCCGCTTCAACTAG
- a CDS encoding Crp/Fnr family transcriptional regulator, whose protein sequence is MNQPPRRSSLALRGIELFAGLSDSRLDQLAQDCAWHQVAARHPLLLRSSAGDAAGREPEVFFIVSGQVRIAIYSAGGRQVTFRDHGPGELFGDLAAIDEGPRSADVFTLEPCTVASLGRGAFMALMRDEPVVAERMLRRLAALVRQLSERVIELSTLAVGDRLQAELLRLAREVGVTGKQARLEPAPRHAALASQISTNREQVTRELALLVRAGLLQKEAGALVVTDVEALARRVGDARG, encoded by the coding sequence ATGAACCAGCCTCCCCGCCGATCCAGCCTCGCCCTGCGCGGCATCGAACTCTTCGCCGGCTTGTCCGACAGCCGGCTCGACCAGCTCGCCCAGGACTGCGCCTGGCACCAGGTGGCGGCCCGCCATCCGCTGCTGCTGCGCTCGTCCGCGGGCGATGCGGCGGGGCGCGAGCCGGAGGTGTTCTTCATCGTTTCGGGCCAGGTGCGCATCGCCATCTATTCGGCCGGCGGCCGGCAGGTGACCTTCCGCGACCATGGCCCGGGCGAACTGTTCGGCGACTTGGCGGCGATCGACGAAGGCCCGCGTTCGGCCGATGTCTTCACGCTGGAGCCCTGCACCGTGGCCAGCCTGGGCCGCGGCGCCTTCATGGCCCTGATGCGAGATGAACCGGTGGTGGCCGAACGCATGCTGCGCCGGCTGGCGGCGCTGGTGCGGCAATTGAGCGAGCGGGTGATCGAGCTGAGCACCCTGGCCGTGGGCGATCGCCTGCAGGCCGAGTTGCTGCGCCTGGCGCGCGAGGTCGGCGTGACCGGCAAGCAGGCGAGGCTGGAACCCGCGCCGCGCCATGCGGCGCTGGCCAGCCAGATCAGCACCAACCGCGAGCAGGTGACGCGGGAGCTGGCCTTGCTGGTCCGCGCCGGCCTGCTGCAGAAGGAGGCCGGCGCGCTGGTGGTGACCGATGTCGAGGCCCTGGCGCGCCGGGTCGGCGACGCGCGGGGCTAG
- a CDS encoding adenylate/guanylate cyclase domain-containing protein — MSDAPSHRSLPARFPGQRQLRWASGLVLLAYTGLHLLDHALGLVSLAVADLVLALVRGFWHGAFGSLLLYGAASLHLVLAFVGVWERRSLRLPATEAIRILLGFALPLLLAGHLAAMRWAYEAYGLDPDYARAIRGIWSPRAAAFQLCMMAAAWAHGCLGLHMALRARMAWRRMFPLVLCLMVLLPVLATLGFVAMGREIAWTGAPAQMPTAAQSAAASQVARTGSAVYLVLLALLLASRALRARWQRAAPQAWITLHYPGRQLRVPRGWSVLEASREHGIAHLSVCGGRARCSTCRVRVNGPASALPAMGHDEAQTLARVKAPPDVRLACQLRPLADITVLPLFVPGAREAAGRVGRERDVAILFVDLRRWSGLSERQWPFDLVYTLDRYFEIVGGAVQDSGGTANQFIGDSVMAIFGLETDLPTACRQAVAAARLIGQRMDAWSAAFEREFGQPIAFGMGLHAGRAVVAEVGWQDSTTFSAVGEVVNTASRLQDHSKTSAGRLVMSVFVAQQAGLPVPPGEVERVNVRGRGEPLDVLHAALA; from the coding sequence ATGAGCGACGCCCCGTCCCACCGTTCCCTGCCCGCCCGGTTTCCCGGCCAGCGCCAGCTGCGCTGGGCCAGCGGCCTGGTGCTGCTGGCCTATACCGGGCTGCATCTGCTGGACCATGCGCTGGGGCTGGTATCGCTGGCCGTGGCCGATCTCGTGCTGGCACTGGTGCGCGGCTTCTGGCACGGCGCCTTCGGCAGCCTGCTGCTGTACGGCGCGGCCAGCCTGCACCTGGTGCTGGCCTTCGTGGGGGTGTGGGAGCGGCGCAGCCTGCGCCTGCCGGCCACCGAGGCGATCCGCATCCTGCTGGGTTTCGCCCTGCCCCTGCTGCTGGCCGGCCATCTGGCGGCGATGCGCTGGGCCTACGAGGCCTACGGGCTGGACCCGGACTACGCACGGGCGATCCGCGGCATCTGGAGCCCCCGCGCGGCCGCCTTCCAGCTCTGCATGATGGCGGCCGCCTGGGCCCATGGCTGCCTGGGCCTGCACATGGCGCTGCGGGCGCGGATGGCCTGGCGGCGGATGTTCCCCCTCGTGCTCTGCCTGATGGTGCTGCTGCCGGTGCTGGCCACCCTGGGTTTCGTGGCCATGGGCCGCGAGATCGCCTGGACCGGAGCCCCGGCGCAAATGCCCACCGCCGCCCAGAGCGCGGCCGCCTCGCAGGTGGCGCGTACCGGTTCTGCCGTCTACCTGGTGCTGCTCGCCCTGCTGCTGGCATCGAGGGCGCTGCGCGCGCGCTGGCAGCGTGCGGCGCCGCAGGCCTGGATCACCCTGCACTACCCCGGCCGGCAGCTGCGTGTGCCGCGCGGCTGGAGCGTGCTGGAGGCCAGCCGCGAGCATGGCATCGCCCATCTCTCGGTCTGCGGCGGGCGCGCCCGCTGCTCCACCTGCCGCGTGCGGGTGAACGGCCCGGCCTCGGCGCTGCCGGCCATGGGCCACGACGAAGCCCAGACCCTGGCCCGGGTCAAGGCACCGCCCGACGTACGCCTGGCCTGCCAGCTGCGGCCGCTGGCCGACATCACCGTGCTGCCGCTCTTTGTGCCCGGCGCCCGCGAGGCCGCCGGCCGGGTGGGCCGCGAGCGCGACGTGGCCATCCTCTTCGTGGACCTGCGGCGCTGGTCCGGCCTGTCGGAGCGCCAGTGGCCTTTCGACTTGGTCTACACGCTGGACCGCTATTTCGAGATCGTCGGCGGTGCGGTGCAGGACAGCGGCGGCACCGCCAACCAGTTCATCGGCGACAGCGTGATGGCCATCTTCGGCCTGGAGACCGACCTGCCCACCGCCTGCCGCCAGGCCGTGGCCGCCGCCCGCCTGATCGGCCAGCGCATGGATGCATGGAGCGCCGCCTTCGAGCGCGAGTTCGGCCAGCCGATCGCCTTCGGCATGGGCCTGCATGCCGGCCGCGCGGTGGTGGCCGAGGTGGGCTGGCAGGACAGCACCACCTTCAGCGCGGTGGGCGAGGTGGTCAACACCGCGAGCCGGCTGCAGGACCATTCCAAGACCTCGGCCGGGCGACTGGTGATGTCGGTCTTCGTGGCGCAGCAGGCCGGGCTGCCGGTGCCGCCCGGCGAGGTGGAGCGGGTGAACGTGCGCGGCCGCGGCGAGCCCCTGGACGTGCTGCACGCCGCCCTCGCCTGA
- a CDS encoding methyl-accepting chemotaxis protein gives MQLSRLRIGTRLGGAFAAIIILSAAMLAVAVWSLNDIAASTRAMMATPLAKERLTEEWSRNMMSVMSRIKAISRASDPDLEKTFTEEAKASSARSAEIAKAIQAFPMDATEKKLFENIESTRKVYISVRERMMTAKREGNADEARRILNSEFEPSIPPYVAAMQAYVDQQRSAIDEVAKSIDAEIAASRLRLAGIGVLMLVLALVLARVLTRSITVPVAAAATLANDIANGDLSQRIVVEGRDELSELMASLRGMNASLSRIVSEVRQSADIIRTTSAEVASSNGDMSRRTESQASAIEETAASMEELNSTVRQNADNATQANRLALAARTVAVDGGGVTSEMVGTMKDIHDSSHRIVDIIGVIDGIAFQTNILALNAAVEAARAGEQGRGFAVVASEVRSLAGRSAAAAKEIKGLIGSSVERVSRGTGLADQSGRAMEEIVDSIKRVADIMGEISAASAEQTAGVQQIGEAVNQMDQSIQQNAAMVEQSTAAAESLREQAQALVRVVEVFRLGQAQH, from the coding sequence GTGCAACTCAGCAGACTCCGCATCGGCACCCGACTCGGCGGTGCATTCGCCGCGATCATCATCCTTTCGGCCGCCATGCTGGCGGTGGCGGTCTGGAGCCTCAACGACATCGCCGCCTCCACCCGCGCGATGATGGCCACGCCGCTGGCCAAGGAGCGCCTGACGGAGGAGTGGTCGCGCAACATGATGTCGGTGATGAGCCGGATCAAGGCGATCAGCCGGGCCAGCGATCCGGATCTGGAGAAGACCTTCACCGAAGAGGCCAAGGCCTCCTCGGCGCGCAGCGCGGAGATCGCCAAGGCGATCCAGGCCTTCCCGATGGATGCCACCGAGAAGAAGCTGTTCGAGAACATCGAGAGCACCCGCAAGGTCTACATCTCGGTGCGCGAACGCATGATGACGGCCAAGCGCGAGGGCAATGCCGACGAGGCCCGGCGCATCCTGAACAGCGAATTCGAACCCTCGATACCGCCTTATGTCGCGGCCATGCAGGCCTATGTGGACCAGCAGCGTTCGGCCATCGACGAGGTGGCGAAGTCCATCGACGCCGAGATCGCCGCCAGCCGCCTGCGCCTGGCCGGCATCGGTGTGCTCATGCTGGTGCTGGCCCTGGTGCTGGCCCGCGTGCTGACGCGCTCCATCACCGTGCCGGTGGCCGCGGCCGCCACGCTGGCCAACGACATCGCCAACGGCGACCTGTCGCAGCGCATCGTGGTGGAGGGCCGGGACGAACTCTCCGAACTGATGGCCTCGCTGCGCGGCATGAACGCCAGCCTGAGCCGGATCGTGTCCGAGGTGCGCCAGTCGGCCGACATCATCCGCACCACCAGCGCCGAAGTGGCGTCCAGCAACGGCGACATGAGCCGGCGCACCGAATCCCAGGCCAGCGCTATCGAGGAAACCGCGGCCTCCATGGAAGAGCTGAACTCCACCGTCAGGCAGAACGCCGACAACGCCACGCAGGCCAACCGGCTCGCGCTGGCGGCGCGCACGGTGGCGGTGGACGGCGGCGGCGTGACCTCCGAGATGGTGGGCACGATGAAGGACATCCACGACAGCTCGCACCGCATCGTGGACATCATCGGCGTGATCGACGGCATCGCCTTTCAGACCAACATCCTGGCCCTCAATGCCGCGGTCGAGGCCGCGCGCGCAGGCGAGCAGGGACGCGGCTTCGCCGTGGTGGCCAGCGAGGTGCGCAGCCTGGCCGGGCGCTCGGCGGCGGCGGCCAAGGAGATCAAGGGACTGATCGGCAGCAGCGTCGAGCGGGTGTCGCGCGGCACCGGCCTGGCCGACCAGTCGGGCCGGGCGATGGAGGAGATCGTCGATTCGATCAAGCGGGTGGCCGACATCATGGGCGAGATCAGCGCGGCCAGCGCCGAGCAGACGGCGGGCGTGCAGCAGATCGGCGAGGCGGTCAACCAGATGGACCAGTCGATCCAGCAGAACGCCGCCATGGTCGAGCAGAGCACGGCGGCGGCGGAGAGCCTGCGTGAGCAGGCCCAGGCGCTGGTGCGGGTGGTCGAGGTGTTCCGGCTGGGGCAGGCGCAGCACTGA